The following proteins are encoded in a genomic region of Desulfurispora thermophila DSM 16022:
- a CDS encoding acyl-CoA dehydrogenase → MLFLNPQKYEQTFPDEKSQEIMLKTIDFFEKKGLRSIKEDDQACKWYDDFLEFIKREQIFATLLTPAGYGAPDARFDLSRVCEFTEITAFYSLAYQYCYQVSILGLGPIWMGDNEKVKHLTGRLLQEGGIFAFGMSEKAHGADLYSNEMKLFPQPDGTYLASGDKYYIGNANEAALVSVFAKYADSGDFVFFVVDPKHEKYELVKKIYTSGVRPAYVGEFKLHDYPISQEQILSSGTLAWDSSLSTINIGKFQLGFASVGICEHAFYEALNHAADRILYGKPVTAFSHIKKLFTEAYARIVAMKLFALRAVDYFRSSSEQDRRYLLFNPIQKMKVTTQGMKVIDMLLDAIAAKGFEQDTYFELAIRDIGMIPRLEGTTHVNMALVIKFMGNYFFNNVDYPEIPVRRDAQDDANLFRQTTGKLAQIKFPDYRRAYKGVDLPNVQKFYELVELFRQLLATAPPTEEQRRDVDYMLHLGELFTMIVYAQLVLENAKLYHVQDDLLNQIFSFLISDYAQYALAHLANFVNTPAQEELLYKMLQKPVLDPVQRDRLWQEQVYPLKGQYVMG, encoded by the coding sequence ATGTTGTTTTTAAACCCCCAGAAGTATGAGCAGACCTTCCCCGATGAGAAAAGCCAGGAAATAATGCTCAAAACCATTGATTTCTTTGAGAAAAAAGGCTTGCGGAGCATTAAAGAAGACGACCAGGCTTGCAAGTGGTACGATGACTTTCTGGAGTTCATCAAGCGGGAGCAAATCTTTGCCACATTGCTTACGCCGGCCGGTTACGGAGCCCCGGATGCACGCTTTGACCTGTCCCGGGTGTGTGAGTTTACGGAAATTACCGCTTTCTACTCCCTGGCTTACCAGTATTGTTATCAGGTGAGCATTTTGGGGCTGGGGCCCATCTGGATGGGCGACAATGAAAAAGTAAAACACTTGACGGGCCGGTTATTGCAGGAGGGCGGCATCTTCGCCTTTGGCATGTCGGAAAAAGCCCATGGTGCCGATCTCTACTCCAATGAAATGAAATTGTTCCCACAACCTGACGGTACATATCTGGCCAGCGGGGATAAATATTACATCGGTAATGCCAACGAGGCGGCGCTGGTTTCCGTGTTTGCCAAATATGCCGATAGCGGCGATTTTGTTTTCTTTGTGGTGGACCCCAAACACGAAAAATATGAACTGGTGAAAAAGATCTACACCTCGGGGGTCAGGCCGGCCTACGTGGGCGAATTCAAGCTGCATGACTATCCCATCAGCCAGGAGCAAATTCTATCCTCTGGTACGCTGGCCTGGGATTCCTCGCTTTCCACTATCAACATCGGCAAGTTCCAGCTGGGCTTTGCTTCTGTGGGCATTTGCGAACACGCTTTTTACGAGGCTTTGAATCACGCTGCCGACCGCATCCTGTACGGCAAACCGGTCACCGCCTTCAGCCACATCAAGAAGCTGTTCACTGAGGCTTATGCCCGCATTGTGGCCATGAAGCTCTTCGCTCTACGGGCAGTGGACTATTTCCGGTCTTCGTCCGAGCAGGACCGCCGTTACCTGCTCTTCAACCCTATACAGAAAATGAAGGTTACGACCCAGGGCATGAAGGTGATCGACATGTTGCTGGATGCCATTGCCGCCAAGGGGTTTGAACAGGACACCTATTTTGAGCTGGCCATTCGGGACATCGGGATGATCCCGCGCTTGGAAGGCACTACCCACGTGAACATGGCCCTGGTGATCAAGTTTATGGGCAATTATTTCTTTAACAATGTAGACTATCCCGAAATACCCGTGCGCCGCGATGCCCAGGATGACGCCAACCTTTTCCGACAGACCACGGGCAAACTGGCGCAAATTAAGTTCCCCGATTACCGGCGGGCTTATAAAGGTGTTGACCTGCCCAATGTGCAGAAGTTTTATGAACTGGTGGAACTGTTCCGGCAGCTGCTGGCCACCGCCCCGCCCACGGAAGAGCAGCGCCGCGACGTGGATTATATGCTGCACCTGGGCGAATTGTTCACCATGATTGTTTATGCGCAGCTGGTGCTGGAAAATGCCAAACTATACCATGTGCAGGACGACCTGCTCAACCAGATTTTCAGTTTTCTGATCAGCGATTATGCCCAGTATGCCCTGGCTCACCTGGCGAATTTTGTCAACACGCCGGCTCAGGAGGAGCTGCTGTACAAAATGCTGCAAAAGCCGGTTCTGGATCCAGTGCAACGCGACCGCTTGTGGCAGGAGCAGGTTTACCCCTTGAAAGGCCAGTATGTAATGGGGTAG
- a CDS encoding acyl-CoA dehydrogenase, protein MAANFLLNTRDHKFILKEWLPTEQIFSYDAFKESYSVEDIDMILDQAHKMCREILAPTNEEGDKNPARLVDGQVVLPESFKEAYRFIQENGWGSSNLDHESGAALPETVLTAVNEFMLGANPAFVPYVGATTGAARLIQTFGSDKLKEMFLPKMMDGTWTGTMCLTEPHAGSDVGDILTKAYPTETPGVYKIKGTKCFITGGDHNMTENIIHLLLARIEGAAPGTKGISLFVVPKNRINEQGDVVGPNDVTCVAIEHKMGLKGSATAMLSFGDNNDCYGYLVGDPPDEKGHASGMAQMFQMMNGARFETGLMALAVAAVAYHNAAQYARERVQGRPITNPKGDRVPIIKHADVRRMLMNLKAHNEAVRAMIYKTAFFIDVLLHEQDKEKKAFAEAMVDVNTPLVKAYASDVVWPLVADAIQVYGGYGFSEEYPVAQAARDCKIYSIWEGTNYIQAMDLIGRKWTMKNGQVFQGWMAELHKTIESFKEQPEFSREYKILAEAFQAYRSIQKTAMGFYTQQKYEMLPLFATRILHCTAKLYCGALIMEQAVLAQSKIAQLGEEHYDYAFYRGKVEAARYYVRNIVPEVMTVAGIMADADTSVLDVPEESFEY, encoded by the coding sequence ATGGCGGCCAACTTTTTACTCAACACTAGGGATCACAAGTTTATACTCAAAGAGTGGTTACCCACCGAGCAGATCTTTTCTTACGACGCTTTCAAAGAGTCCTACAGCGTGGAAGACATTGACATGATCCTGGATCAGGCGCATAAAATGTGCCGGGAAATCCTGGCTCCAACCAATGAAGAAGGTGACAAAAACCCGGCCCGTCTGGTGGATGGGCAAGTGGTTTTGCCCGAGTCCTTTAAAGAAGCCTACAGGTTCATCCAGGAAAACGGTTGGGGCAGCAGTAACCTGGACCATGAAAGCGGTGCCGCCCTGCCGGAGACTGTTTTGACCGCAGTAAACGAGTTTATGCTGGGAGCCAACCCGGCTTTTGTCCCCTACGTGGGAGCCACAACGGGAGCAGCCCGGCTGATTCAGACCTTCGGCAGTGACAAGCTGAAAGAAATGTTCCTGCCCAAAATGATGGACGGTACCTGGACGGGTACCATGTGCCTGACCGAACCGCACGCTGGCTCCGATGTGGGCGATATCCTGACCAAGGCTTACCCTACCGAGACCCCCGGCGTTTATAAAATCAAAGGAACCAAGTGCTTTATTACCGGCGGCGACCACAACATGACCGAAAATATTATCCACCTGTTGCTGGCCCGTATTGAGGGTGCCGCGCCGGGCACCAAGGGGATCTCTTTGTTTGTGGTACCCAAGAACAGAATTAATGAGCAGGGCGATGTAGTTGGTCCCAACGATGTCACCTGTGTGGCGATAGAGCACAAAATGGGCCTGAAAGGCTCGGCTACAGCCATGCTCAGCTTTGGCGACAACAATGACTGCTATGGCTACTTGGTGGGAGATCCACCCGATGAAAAAGGTCATGCCAGCGGGATGGCTCAGATGTTTCAAATGATGAACGGCGCCCGCTTTGAGACCGGCCTGATGGCGCTGGCCGTTGCCGCAGTGGCCTACCACAACGCTGCCCAGTATGCCCGCGAGCGGGTGCAGGGGCGGCCCATCACCAACCCCAAGGGTGACCGGGTACCCATCATCAAGCACGCCGACGTGCGGCGCATGTTGATGAACCTGAAAGCGCACAACGAGGCCGTGCGGGCCATGATCTACAAGACCGCCTTCTTTATTGACGTGCTGCTCCATGAACAGGACAAAGAGAAGAAGGCCTTTGCAGAAGCCATGGTGGACGTGAACACGCCTCTAGTCAAGGCCTACGCTTCCGATGTGGTCTGGCCGCTGGTGGCCGATGCCATCCAGGTTTACGGCGGGTATGGCTTTTCCGAAGAATACCCGGTAGCCCAGGCGGCTCGCGATTGCAAGATTTACTCCATCTGGGAAGGCACCAACTACATTCAGGCCATGGACCTGATCGGCCGCAAGTGGACCATGAAAAACGGCCAGGTGTTCCAGGGATGGATGGCCGAGTTGCACAAGACAATAGAATCTTTTAAAGAACAGCCGGAGTTTTCCCGCGAATACAAAATACTGGCCGAAGCCTTCCAGGCCTACCGGTCCATCCAAAAGACGGCTATGGGCTTCTACACGCAGCAGAAATATGAAATGCTCCCTCTCTTTGCCACCCGCATCCTGCACTGCACGGCCAAACTCTACTGCGGAGCATTGATTATGGAGCAGGCCGTACTGGCCCAGAGCAAGATCGCCCAGCTGGGCGAAGAGCATTATGACTACGCTTTCTACCGGGGCAAAGTGGAAGCCGCCCGCTACTATGTGCGCAATATAGTGCCCGAAGTTATGACTGTGGCCGGCATCATGGCCGATGCCGACACCTCCGTATTGGATGTACCGGAAGAGTCCTTTGAGTATTGA
- the miaB gene encoding tRNA (N6-isopentenyl adenosine(37)-C2)-methylthiotransferase MiaB, whose protein sequence is MMVNKLQSYHIITFGCQMNEYDSEVMAGLLEQMGYQAAPRPEDADIVLVNTCCVRQSAENKILGLIGRLRKYKKARPHMVIGIGGCMTQQKETAQKLKERFPHLDFIFGTHNVHELPDLINQSLTKKKRLLAWHPESAGIPEGLPVKRNSGIKAWVPIMLGCNNFCTYCIVPYVRGRERSRRPEQIVQEVRNLISQGYKEVTLLGQNVNSYGQDLDSGINFAGLLRLLAEETNIPRLRFVTSHPKDFSPELIEVMKTYPAICEHIHLPVQAGSNKVLQEMNRKYSREYYLALAEKIYREIPGVAITTDIMVGFPGETEEDFAQTMDIVRKVRFANAYMFVYNPRRGTPAAERSDQVPDEIKVERIKQLVETQNRITLELNQAEVGRVHEVLVEGTSKSNPGVLSGHTRTNKTVLLEGQHIAPGQIIQIKITRGTLTYLEGKPVAGF, encoded by the coding sequence ATGATGGTGAACAAATTGCAAAGCTACCATATTATTACCTTTGGTTGTCAGATGAACGAATATGACAGCGAGGTCATGGCCGGCCTGTTGGAACAAATGGGGTACCAGGCTGCCCCCCGACCGGAAGATGCCGACATTGTCCTGGTCAACACCTGTTGTGTCCGGCAGAGTGCGGAAAACAAGATTCTGGGATTAATCGGCCGCCTGCGTAAATACAAAAAAGCCCGTCCCCACATGGTTATCGGTATCGGGGGGTGCATGACCCAGCAAAAAGAAACGGCGCAAAAATTGAAAGAGCGCTTTCCTCATCTGGACTTTATTTTTGGCACGCACAACGTACACGAGTTGCCCGATTTGATCAATCAGTCCCTGACAAAGAAAAAACGCCTGCTGGCCTGGCACCCGGAAAGTGCTGGCATACCCGAGGGCTTGCCGGTGAAGCGCAACAGCGGTATCAAGGCCTGGGTGCCCATCATGCTGGGATGCAACAACTTTTGTACGTACTGCATCGTCCCTTATGTGCGGGGCAGGGAAAGAAGCCGTCGCCCCGAACAGATTGTGCAGGAAGTCAGGAATCTGATCTCCCAAGGGTATAAAGAAGTCACCCTTTTGGGACAAAATGTTAACTCTTACGGTCAGGATCTGGACAGCGGGATCAATTTTGCCGGTTTGCTGAGGCTTCTGGCGGAGGAGACCAACATTCCCAGGCTGCGGTTTGTCACCAGCCATCCCAAAGATTTCAGCCCGGAACTGATTGAAGTGATGAAAACATACCCAGCCATTTGCGAGCACATCCACCTGCCCGTCCAGGCCGGCAGCAACAAGGTGCTGCAAGAGATGAACCGCAAATACAGCCGGGAGTATTACCTGGCTCTGGCGGAAAAAATTTACCGGGAAATTCCCGGCGTAGCCATTACCACCGACATCATGGTGGGCTTTCCCGGCGAAACGGAAGAAGATTTTGCGCAAACGATGGATATTGTCCGCAAAGTTAGGTTCGCCAATGCGTATATGTTTGTCTACAATCCCCGCCGGGGCACTCCGGCGGCCGAGCGGTCCGACCAGGTACCCGATGAAATAAAGGTGGAACGCATCAAGCAACTGGTGGAAACGCAAAACCGCATCACTCTGGAGCTCAACCAGGCCGAAGTGGGCCGCGTGCACGAAGTGCTGGTGGAAGGGACCAGCAAAAGCAACCCGGGAGTACTCAGCGGGCACACCCGCACTAACAAGACCGTGCTGCTGGAAGGTCAGCACATTGCACCCGGTCAAATAATACAGATAAAAATCACCCGGGGCACTTTAACATATTTAGAGGGAAAACCCGTGGCTGGTTTTTAA
- a CDS encoding YlbF family regulator: MVAILQKARELGEEISRSTELQEMLAAQQAMLSSPEASALIEEFNRKQKYYMTIQRQGLELTDSQKQDIADLEERMLDNELVLSFFRAQQNFEKILEEINNIISQAISGQTTCGEGGCSDECCSSCSGCGV, encoded by the coding sequence TTGGTAGCTATTTTACAAAAAGCCCGTGAACTGGGCGAAGAGATTTCCCGCTCCACCGAACTGCAGGAAATGCTGGCAGCGCAACAGGCGATGCTCAGCAGCCCGGAAGCATCTGCTTTGATCGAGGAATTCAACAGAAAACAGAAGTATTACATGACCATCCAAAGACAGGGTCTGGAACTGACTGACAGCCAGAAACAGGACATCGCCGACCTGGAAGAAAGAATGCTGGACAACGAGTTGGTGCTGAGCTTTTTCCGGGCCCAGCAAAATTTTGAAAAAATTCTAGAGGAAATCAACAACATTATCAGTCAGGCCATTTCGGGCCAGACCACCTGCGGCGAAGGCGGCTGTTCGGACGAATGTTGCTCCAGCTGCAGCGGGTGTGGCGTGTAA
- the mutS gene encoding DNA mismatch repair protein MutS produces MAYTPMMEQYLQIKSQYPDAILFFRLGDFYEMFFDDALLASRELSITLTGRDAGAAERVPMCGVPYHAADTYIEKLINKGYKVAICEQVEDPAQAKGIVRREVIRVFTPGTYLTRQKEQQHNYLAAIFFSSTEYGLAIADVTTGLLQATQIDGTEKDGHLLAELTRIMPAEILVPASQVTCQLVDEIKKRLAPALSPLPEEQFRADKAGRHLEQVLGIRWRDSGIGSYPGALSATGALLAYLLETQKNSLGQFRNLQVYTAGQYMILDANTRRNLELVFSLRHRERWGTLLWVLDKTRTAMGGRMLRTWLEQPLLDMDRINQRLDAVSELVEDTFLRQTLQKQLKGIYDLERLATKTLYSTVNARDMLALRQSLLMLPEIVSICQNCRASLLRDIPPVVNALQELGIFLLAALADDPPATLKEGNLIKSGFSAQVDRLRQAARDGRNWLVDLENREKERTGIKSLKISYNKVFGYYIEVTKANLSAVPADYQRKQTLANAERFITPALKELEQQILGAEENLIQLEYNIFNQIREKVAGHIEMIQQAARWLATVDALVSLAEVAFTSGYTRPSLTPETVLYIENGRHPVVEKVLDDGSFVPNDLTLDKQTRLILLTGPNMAGKSTFMRQVALIVLMAQAGSFVPADRAVVGLVDRIFTRIGAADDLAAGESTFMVEMKECEIIVKNASPRSLIIMDEVGRGTSTHDGISIARALLEHIAVNIQARTLFSTHYHELTVLDSLPGVANFTMAVLEEGQQVCFLRKVIPGKADKSYGIHVAALAGLPADIIRRAKEILADMEKQALPSVTQCTAATLQQQDKQQLCPNCESVRRVLQNVDINHITPVQALNILAQLCANK; encoded by the coding sequence TTGGCCTACACCCCCATGATGGAACAGTATCTGCAAATTAAGTCCCAGTACCCGGATGCCATATTGTTTTTCCGCCTGGGGGATTTTTACGAAATGTTTTTTGACGATGCTCTGCTGGCATCGCGCGAGCTCTCCATCACTCTCACCGGCCGTGATGCCGGAGCAGCTGAGCGAGTACCCATGTGTGGCGTACCCTATCACGCCGCTGACACCTACATTGAAAAACTAATCAACAAAGGATATAAGGTAGCCATTTGCGAACAGGTGGAAGACCCGGCCCAGGCCAAAGGCATTGTGCGGCGGGAGGTAATCCGGGTTTTCACACCCGGCACATATTTAACCCGGCAAAAGGAGCAGCAGCACAATTATCTGGCGGCAATCTTTTTTTCCTCCACCGAATACGGTCTGGCCATCGCCGATGTCACGACCGGCCTTTTGCAGGCTACGCAAATTGACGGTACGGAAAAGGACGGGCATTTGCTGGCCGAACTGACCAGAATTATGCCAGCCGAGATTCTGGTTCCCGCCAGCCAGGTAACCTGCCAGCTGGTGGACGAGATAAAAAAGCGCCTGGCGCCTGCCCTTTCCCCGCTCCCGGAAGAACAATTCCGCGCCGACAAAGCCGGACGTCACCTGGAACAAGTGCTGGGCATCCGCTGGCGAGACAGTGGCATAGGCTCTTATCCCGGCGCTCTGTCCGCCACGGGAGCCCTGCTGGCCTACCTGCTGGAGACGCAAAAGAATTCTCTCGGCCAGTTCCGCAATTTACAGGTTTACACCGCGGGCCAATACATGATTCTGGACGCCAACACCCGGCGTAACCTGGAGCTGGTTTTCTCTTTGCGGCACAGAGAACGCTGGGGAACACTGCTCTGGGTGCTCGATAAAACCAGAACCGCCATGGGTGGTAGAATGCTGCGCACCTGGCTGGAACAGCCCCTGCTGGACATGGACCGGATCAACCAGCGGCTGGATGCTGTGAGCGAACTGGTGGAAGACACCTTCTTGCGACAAACACTACAAAAACAGCTTAAAGGCATCTACGACCTGGAAAGATTGGCCACCAAAACGCTTTACAGCACAGTCAACGCCCGTGATATGCTGGCCCTGCGCCAGTCTCTGCTCATGTTGCCGGAAATTGTCTCCATTTGCCAGAATTGCCGGGCAAGTTTACTGCGGGACATACCGCCTGTTGTCAATGCTTTGCAGGAACTGGGCATATTTCTGTTGGCGGCGCTGGCCGACGACCCGCCAGCCACGCTCAAAGAAGGAAACTTGATCAAAAGTGGCTTTTCCGCCCAGGTGGACCGCTTGCGCCAGGCGGCCCGCGATGGCCGCAACTGGCTGGTTGATCTGGAAAACCGGGAAAAAGAGCGCACCGGGATCAAGTCCTTAAAGATCAGCTACAATAAGGTTTTCGGCTACTACATCGAGGTTACTAAGGCAAATCTTTCCGCTGTTCCGGCCGATTATCAGCGCAAGCAGACCCTGGCCAATGCGGAAAGGTTTATCACTCCCGCCCTCAAGGAACTGGAGCAACAGATTCTGGGAGCGGAAGAAAACCTGATTCAGCTTGAATATAATATTTTTAACCAGATTCGGGAAAAGGTGGCCGGGCACATTGAAATGATTCAGCAGGCCGCCCGTTGGCTGGCCACTGTGGACGCTCTGGTTTCCCTGGCCGAGGTGGCCTTTACTTCTGGCTACACCCGACCCAGTCTTACCCCGGAAACGGTTTTATACATTGAAAACGGCCGCCACCCGGTGGTGGAAAAAGTGCTGGACGACGGGTCGTTCGTCCCCAACGACCTGACCCTGGACAAGCAAACACGGTTAATTCTGCTCACCGGACCCAACATGGCCGGCAAGAGCACTTTTATGCGCCAGGTGGCATTGATTGTGCTGATGGCCCAGGCCGGTAGCTTTGTACCGGCCGACCGGGCGGTAGTGGGGCTGGTGGACAGAATTTTCACCCGCATTGGGGCAGCAGATGACCTGGCGGCAGGAGAAAGCACATTTATGGTCGAAATGAAAGAGTGCGAAATAATCGTAAAAAATGCCAGCCCGCGCAGCCTGATTATTATGGATGAGGTAGGACGGGGCACCAGTACACATGACGGCATCAGCATTGCTAGGGCCCTGCTGGAGCACATTGCTGTCAATATCCAGGCCCGCACCCTGTTTTCCACTCATTACCACGAACTGACCGTGTTGGACAGCTTGCCCGGGGTAGCCAATTTTACCATGGCCGTACTGGAGGAAGGCCAGCAAGTTTGCTTCTTGCGCAAAGTCATCCCCGGTAAAGCCGACAAGAGTTATGGCATTCACGTGGCCGCCCTGGCCGGGTTGCCGGCAGACATCATCAGGCGGGCCAAAGAAATTCTGGCGGACATGGAAAAACAGGCTCTCCCTTCTGTAACCCAGTGTACTGCTGCAACGCTACAACAGCAAGACAAACAGCAGTTGTGTCCAAACTGTGAATCTGTACGCAGAGTGTTGCAAAATGTTGATATTAACCATATTACACCGGTACAGGCGTTAAATATACTGGCGCAGTTGTGCGCCAACAAGTGA
- a CDS encoding hydantoinase/oxoprolinase family protein, which produces MFIGIDVGGTFTDAVLLDRGMVKATAKVVTRQDLLSSLLEALDSILQGVSPDLIERVVFSTTVITNLIAEKKYDPVGLIIIPGPGLSHAHYRFATQTHIINGAIDYRGREIIPLDLKQVEQAVEELEAAGYNKVAVVGKFSSRNNKHEKEIEKYIKLLHPQWQVELGHTVAGQLNFPRRVVSTMLTCATREKYEFFVRSVFQALEQRGLQAEIYILRADGGTMRLKNSTKAPIETIFSGPAASTLGVQALLPPGETAVVVDIGGTTSDLALLLSGQPLLATRGVCIYNQLTHVRALAVKSVPVGGDTTLSRQQNRIVLLPGRQGPPFCLDGPAPTPTDALRVLGLFHKGDYDKARQAMHMLGAELNLSCTETAVRVVDLVVDTIVQEINEMFKSWEQEPSYRVWEVLQKKKVRPTTVVGVGGGAAGLITQIAARMNCQPVLPPYASVANAIGAAVARPTLRVSLRADTQQGVYTIQEEGFQGKIEDGNFNEEKAIALARTWLQRRAENAGLTSSLGEVEIIRREVFNVVRNWVTCGKIFDIGVQTQRGILHYIGGGGR; this is translated from the coding sequence GTGTTCATTGGCATAGATGTGGGAGGGACATTTACCGATGCAGTGCTGCTCGACCGCGGCATGGTGAAAGCAACGGCAAAAGTGGTCACCCGGCAGGATCTGCTGTCCTCCCTGCTGGAAGCACTGGACAGCATATTACAGGGCGTCTCGCCCGACCTGATAGAGCGAGTGGTCTTCAGCACGACAGTGATCACTAACTTAATTGCCGAAAAAAAATATGACCCGGTTGGACTGATCATCATCCCCGGGCCCGGCCTCAGCCACGCCCACTATCGCTTTGCTACCCAGACCCATATCATTAACGGCGCCATTGACTACCGGGGCAGAGAAATAATCCCCCTGGACTTAAAACAGGTGGAGCAAGCGGTGGAAGAACTGGAAGCCGCCGGATACAATAAAGTGGCCGTGGTTGGTAAATTTTCTTCCCGCAATAACAAACACGAAAAAGAGATTGAAAAATACATCAAACTCCTGCACCCCCAGTGGCAAGTGGAACTAGGACATACCGTTGCCGGTCAGTTAAATTTTCCCCGGCGGGTTGTCTCCACCATGTTGACCTGTGCGACCCGGGAAAAATATGAATTCTTCGTGCGCTCTGTCTTTCAGGCCTTGGAGCAGCGCGGACTGCAAGCGGAGATTTATATCCTGCGCGCCGACGGCGGCACGATGCGATTAAAGAATTCCACCAAGGCGCCCATAGAAACCATCTTCAGTGGACCGGCGGCCAGCACGCTGGGCGTACAGGCACTCCTGCCGCCTGGCGAAACAGCCGTAGTGGTTGATATAGGCGGCACAACTTCCGACCTGGCCCTGCTCCTGAGCGGCCAGCCTTTGCTGGCTACCAGGGGGGTGTGCATATATAACCAGTTAACCCATGTCCGCGCTCTGGCTGTAAAATCCGTACCCGTAGGCGGAGATACCACATTAAGCCGGCAGCAGAATCGTATCGTCCTCCTGCCCGGACGGCAGGGGCCACCCTTCTGCCTGGATGGACCTGCTCCCACGCCGACAGATGCCCTGCGCGTCCTGGGATTATTCCACAAGGGGGACTACGACAAAGCCCGTCAAGCCATGCACATGCTGGGGGCCGAGCTTAATCTGAGCTGCACCGAAACAGCTGTCCGAGTGGTTGACCTGGTGGTGGACACCATTGTGCAGGAAATCAACGAAATGTTCAAGAGCTGGGAGCAAGAACCAAGCTACCGGGTCTGGGAAGTGTTGCAGAAAAAGAAGGTCCGTCCGACCACTGTAGTGGGAGTGGGCGGTGGCGCAGCGGGCTTGATTACACAAATCGCGGCCCGGATGAACTGTCAGCCTGTTTTGCCTCCTTATGCCAGTGTAGCCAATGCCATTGGCGCGGCTGTAGCCCGCCCCACCCTGCGGGTAAGCCTGCGGGCCGATACCCAGCAAGGGGTTTATACCATACAAGAAGAGGGCTTCCAGGGAAAAATTGAGGATGGCAACTTCAACGAGGAAAAAGCCATTGCCTTGGCCCGCACCTGGCTGCAACGGCGGGCGGAAAACGCCGGGCTGACCAGCTCGCTGGGCGAGGTCGAGATCATCCGGCGGGAAGTATTCAACGTCGTCCGCAACTGGGTTACTTGTGGCAAAATATTTGATATCGGTGTCCAAACACAGCGCGGTATTTTACATTACATCGGGGGAGGTGGTCGTTAA
- a CDS encoding histone deacetylase family protein — translation MSGKTGLVFFPAFDWAISPTHPEREERLLYTRDTIFEEGVLDLPNIEELAPRLATFHDIARVHFCVPRVQSQVTEAHLIAAGAAMLLGDLIIEGSLRNGFALVRPPGHHAMRVVHGNRGFCNINNEAVLVEYLRRRHGVKRIAIVDSDVHHGDGTQEIFYHDPDVLFISFHQDGRTIYPGTGFTHELGGPLAYARTLNVPLPPGTTDETFLYVVDNLILPVLQDFAPEFIINSAGQDNHYTDPLGSMRFTAQGYAEFTRRLNPHLAVLEGGYAIESALPYVNLAILLALSGHDYSYVREPDYWPGKFKESPERLDQVKRMVDNLLGIWQNRDKADIEKLFGTGKFYQRKKNIYYDTDYIEEEQFEKVRMCPYCPGYIIIESRANRGYGSPNRVFAISVPFQACSCCQAEAADAYEKAKKEGRFDYVYLQDKTTDTYMSYERNKNQEWCSEGPRPEV, via the coding sequence ATGTCCGGAAAAACCGGCCTGGTTTTCTTTCCCGCTTTCGACTGGGCCATCTCCCCCACGCATCCGGAGAGGGAAGAGCGCCTGCTGTACACCAGGGACACCATCTTTGAAGAAGGTGTCCTGGATCTGCCCAATATTGAAGAGCTGGCACCCCGCCTGGCCACGTTTCACGATATCGCCCGGGTGCATTTCTGTGTGCCCCGGGTCCAGAGCCAGGTTACCGAGGCCCATCTGATTGCCGCCGGCGCGGCCATGTTGCTGGGCGACTTAATTATTGAAGGTAGTTTGCGCAATGGCTTTGCTCTGGTCCGTCCGCCGGGACACCACGCCATGCGGGTGGTGCACGGCAACCGGGGATTTTGCAATATCAACAACGAGGCCGTACTGGTGGAATACCTGCGCCGCCGGCACGGTGTGAAAAGAATTGCCATCGTGGATTCCGATGTTCACCACGGCGACGGCACCCAGGAAATCTTTTACCACGACCCCGATGTCTTGTTTATCTCATTCCATCAGGACGGGCGTACAATCTATCCGGGTACAGGTTTCACCCACGAACTGGGCGGTCCCCTGGCCTACGCCCGGACGCTGAATGTGCCCCTCCCCCCAGGCACTACAGACGAAACCTTTCTCTACGTGGTTGATAATCTGATTTTACCTGTATTGCAAGATTTCGCCCCCGAGTTCATCATCAATTCCGCCGGCCAGGACAACCACTACACCGACCCTCTGGGCAGCATGCGTTTCACTGCCCAGGGGTATGCCGAGTTTACCCGGCGGTTAAATCCCCACCTGGCCGTCCTGGAAGGCGGTTATGCCATCGAATCGGCCCTGCCCTACGTAAACCTGGCTATTTTGCTGGCGCTGTCGGGTCATGATTACTCTTATGTGCGCGAGCCGGATTACTGGCCGGGCAAGTTCAAAGAAAGCCCGGAGCGGCTTGACCAGGTGAAAAGAATGGTAGATAATTTACTGGGAATCTGGCAGAACAGAGATAAGGCGGATATAGAAAAATTGTTTGGGACAGGCAAGTTCTACCAGCGCAAGAAAAATATTTATTATGATACAGATTATATTGAAGAAGAACAGTTTGAAAAAGTGCGCATGTGCCCTTACTGTCCGGGGTACATCATCATCGAGTCCCGCGCCAACCGCGGTTATGGCTCGCCCAACCGCGTTTTCGCAATTTCCGTACCTTTTCAGGCCTGTTCCTGCTGTCAGGCGGAAGCCGCTGATGCTTACGAGAAGGCCAAGAAAGAAGGCAGGTTCGACTATGTTTATCTGCAGGATAAAACCACCGATACCTACATGTCCTATGAGCGCAACAAGAATCAGGAATGGTGCTCGGAGGGGCCCCGCCCGGAGGTGTAA